In Trichoderma atroviride chromosome 2, complete sequence, one DNA window encodes the following:
- a CDS encoding uncharacterized protein (EggNog:ENOG41), whose translation MATASDSPPVFVTISALDAGCLSLPERMFVTDADPVKKNLVPTLSFLIRHPSPDGGVANLVFDLGMKRDLEYSPAQKERLYVWEPITTDTDCAQSLRNGVAGAPGAQSGVLLDPAKDIDYIIISHAHFDHTGTPSDFPSATFAVGSGTLDLFKNGAGPLCSGDFFIDDELPALRTIEFPPVSRAGTYGNEPYAPKHTPVPANSKVKPPAAAASWSWKPLGELPNTLDFFGDGSLYVVDTPGHIYGHVNLLARLGEKRWVYLAADCCHDRRLITGEKNIGLYDDGNGGQRSIHVDIGEARGSLDRVVAFSKSQEAQGFTVEIVLAHDPIWRKENAHACWPGKM comes from the coding sequence ATGGCCACAGCTTCTGATAGCCCACCTGTGTTTGTCACAATCTCCGCTCTGGACGCTGGCTGTCTGTCTCTGCCAGAGCGCATGTTTGTAACCGATGCCGACCCCGTGAAGAAAAATCTGGTTCCAACTCTCTCATTCCTCATTCGGCACCCGTCTCCCGATGGCGGCGTGGCCAACCTCGTTTTTGATCTTGGCATGAAGCGCGACTTGGAGTATTCTCCTGCGCAAAAAGAGCGCCTTTATGTCTGGGAGCCAATAACCACCGACACTGACTGCGCTCAAAGCCTCCGCAATGGCGTTGCTGGGGCTCCCGGAGCTCAGAGCGGCGTTCTTTTGGATCCGGCCAAGGACATTGACTATATCATTATAAGCCACGCTCACTTCGACCACACGGGGACGCCATCGGATTTCCCTTCTGCAACCTTTGCTGTGGGATCTGGAACTTTGGACCTGTTCAAGAATGGTGCCGGGCCACTCTGCTCTGGTGATTTCTTCATCGACGATGAGCTGCCTGCGCTCCGCACCATTGAGTTCCCACCAGTGTCTCGTGCGGGCACTTATGGAAACGAGCCATATGCCCCAAAGCACACGCCGGTGCCAGCAAATAGCAAAGTCAAGCCaccggctgcggcggcttcgTGGTCATGGAAGCCTCTAGGCGAACTTCCAAACACGCTGGACTTCTTCGGCGACGGCAGTCTCTATGTAGTTGACACGCCTGGCCACATTTACGGACATGTGAACTTGCTCGCTCGTCTTGGTGAGAAAAGATGGGTCTATCTCGCCGCGGACTGCTGTCATGACAGGCGCCTGATTACTGGAGAAAAGAATATCGGACTGTACGACGATGGAAACGGTGGGCAGCGAAGTATTCATGTCGATATTGGGGAAGCTCGAGGCTCTTTGGATAGAGTGGTGGCATTCTCAAAgagccaagaagctcaagggtTCACAGTGGAAATTGTTCTAGCTCATGACCCCATATGGCGGAAGGAGAATGCGCATGCGTGCTGGCCAGGCAAGATGTAG
- a CDS encoding uncharacterized protein (EggNog:ENOG41~TransMembrane:12 (i71-94o114-133i145-168o174-194i201-220o232-255i276-300o312-332i339-360o366-388i400-424o444-464i)), giving the protein MSATETTLTVEYELSSRRHSQNFNGITQQDHEIERGLSQLELSQPYSRVQDESAGPVTQELKPVDRGRDAWCTLLGAFAFDALFWGFPGCFGVFQRYYSTVPEFKDDAVRIPVVGVLATGFYYFGSPFSAMLARKFPKYQRHQIYLGWVLSITGLLTASFTSSVSGLIATQGALYGIGFVLISMPIVSMVNEWWVARKGMAFGLISASSGATGAVLPFILDALLRRYGYKVTLRACAVAMTVLTAPLLPLFKARLPASDQANLARINWDFLKQPLFWIYGSAVLVQGIGFFFPVVFLPSYASIFDISSVKGALLVSLMSIAQVLGQFAFGYLSDKNLHVGLLMTICCAFAATASFTFWGLAKSLPLLAVFSFIYGFFAFGFGTMRVAMGRAVSDDPSTVFATYAIFVFLMGAGNILVGPLSAALMAPREVVQEHFAGNKYEPMVILTGATSLFAAVIVLVWHGYKSLPKSE; this is encoded by the exons ATGAGTGCAACTGAAACCACCCTCACAGTGGAATACGAGCTGTCGTCGCGGCGGCATTCTCAAAATTTCAATGGAATAACTCAACAGGATCATGAAATTGAAAGAGGGCTCTCGCAACTCGAGTTATCGCAGCCTTATTCTCGAGTTCAAGATGAATCCGCTGGACCTGTCACGCAAGAGCTGAAGCCCGTCGATCGCGGCCGAGATGCCTGGTGCACTCTCCTCGGCGCCTTTGCTTTTGACGCCTTGTTCTGGG GCTTTCCCGGTTGTTTTGGTGTCTTTCAGCGATACTATTCCACCGTGCCCGAGTTCAAAGATGATGCCGTCCGAATACCTGTCGTTGGAGTCTTGGCAACGGGATTCTACTACTTTGGATCTCCATTTTCAGCAATGCTGGCAAGGAAGTTTCCCAAGTATCAGCGCCATCAAATTTACCTGGGATGGGTTCTAAGCATAACTGGTCTCTTAACCGCCTCCTTCACATCTTCCGTCAGCGGCCTCATCGCCACGCAAGGAGCTCTCTACGGCATCGGCTTCGTGCTTATCTCCATGCCCATTGTCAGCATGGTGAACGAATGGTGGGTGGCGCGAAAGGGCATGGCGTTTGGTCTGATCTCTGCATCGTCGGGCGCAACGGGAGCTGTTCTGCCTTTTATTCTTGATGCTCTGCTTAGACGATATGGATATAAAGTTACGCTGCGGGCTTGCGCGGTAGCCATGACCGTTTTGACTGcgccgttgctgccgctTTTCAAGGCTCGGCTGCCAGCTTCAGATCAGGCCAACCTGGCGAGGATCAACTGGGACTTTTTGAAGCAGCCTCTCTTTTGGATATACGGCTCCGCGGTCCTAGTGCAAGGaattggcttcttcttccccgtCGTCTTCTTGCCATCTTACGCCTCCATCTTTGACATTTCTTCCGTCAAGGGCGCCTTGCTGGTATCTCTCATGTCCATTGCGCAGGTCCTCGGGCAATTTGCATTTGGCTACCTCTCAGATAAAAACCTCCATGTGGGTTTGTTGATGACGATATGCTGCGCATTTGCCGCAACGGCATCCTTCACCTTCTGGGGCCTGGCAAAGTCGCTACCTCTTCTCGCCGTATTCAGCTTCATCTAcggcttctttgctttcGGATTCGGAACTATGCGCGTGGCGATGGGCCGCGCCGTCAGCGATGATCCATCGACCGTGTTTGCCACTTATGCGATATTTGTCTTTTTGATGGGCGCGGGAAATATCCTGGTTGGGCCGCTGAGTGCGGCGTTGATGGCGCCGCGAGAAGTTGTTCAGGAGCATTTTGCGGGCAACAAGTACGAGCCCATGGTCATTTTGACGGGAGCGACGtctctctttgctgctgttatTGTTTTGGTGTGGCATGGCTACAAGAGTCTGCCAAAGAGCGAGTGA
- a CDS encoding uncharacterized protein (EggNog:ENOG41~TransMembrane:1 (n5-13c18/19o887-905i)~SECRETED:SignalP(1-19)), whose translation MRQNVGAVSLVALARVVAGWSCDTTSPCQSSVDAIAACATDCIESAAVTQAACATGDYQCQCDKTSVIQNAAVGCVLGACGNGALAVLDEVAALCSCVSAHPTTPCSTSTTLITTTQPPSSSAPCTTDVPPTTAPTTTAPPTTAPTTTPPTTAPPPTTTSGCDAFSPCQASADAVSGCAKPCIESAAVTQASCALSDYECQCSQNNVIQAAAINCVLGNCGSGALGVLPQVSSLCACVTAHPTTPCSGGSTTSTPPTTSEPPTTSEPPTTSEPPTTSEPPTSEPPTTTEPCTTTTGLITSAPPTTTGGCDSASPCQASADAVSACAKPCIESAAVTQASCAVSDYECQCSKNNVIQAAAINCVLGNCGGGALGVLPQVSSLCDCVTAHPTTPCTGGSTTSAPPTTSEPPTTTGGSSSSVETSSASSGGSGTTSAPPTTSGPLCTGSTADCGAVASTAVPSCAQACFTSAAPKIPCDVHDYACQCQPAAQSSLTQLLVPCVATACPAASLQAVIAGASSVCACATAPPSPGTCATSGPGGGGSQTTGPSGSQPTGGSTVVPPPTTTGPGNSGSTSNCQPVTVKPNCDTVASSAVPSCAQKCFTSAAPGVGCDVHDYACQCKPAAQASLTQLLVPCVATACPAASLQAVITGASSVCACASAPPTLAPGTCASGSPSGSGGGGGGGSGGSGGPTGSGGNGSSTGGGGGSGGASPTCNSAAPDCGAVATTAVPSCAQACFTSAAPVISCGVTDYACQCQPAAQASLSQILVPCVATACPAASLDAVITGASSVCACATGSTGSTCGSGGSGGSGGSGGGSGGSGGSGGSGGSGGSGGSGGSGGSGGSGGSGGNGGSGGGSGGNGGGNGGGNGGGSQPTGPAIPPSSGARLEISIVAGVFAIGWAIAVAL comes from the exons ATGAGACAAAACGTTGGTGCCGTGAGCCTTGTAGCCCTCGCCCGCGTCGTCGCCGGCTGGAGCTGCGACACCACCTCGCCTTGCCAGTCCAGCGTTGATGCTATTGCAGCTTGTGCTACAGATTGCATTGAGTCCGCTGCCGTCACCCAAGCAGCTTGTGCCACAGGAGACTACCAATGCCAATGTGACAAGACCAGTGTCATCCAGAATGCGGCGGTCGGTTGCGTTCTTGGTGCCTGCGGTAACGGAGC GCTGGCTGTTCTAGATGAAGTCGCTGCATTGTGTTCTTGCGTTTCTGCTCATCCAACGACACCTTGCTCTACAAGCACAACGCTCATCACAACAACTCagccaccatcttcttccgctcCCTGCACAACGGACGTGCCGCCCACCACTGCTCCCACCACTACTGCACCACCAACTACGGCACCAACTACAACGCCGCCAACTACAGCACCACCACCGACCACGACTTCTGGCTGTGATGCGTTTTCGCCCTGTCAAGCTAGTGCCGACGCTGTATCTGGCTGTGCAAAGCCATGCATCGAGTCTGCTGCTGTAACTCAAGCTAGTTGTGCTCTCTCTGATTATGAGTGCCAATGCAGCCAGAATAATGTTATCCAGGCCGCAGCCATTAACTGCGTTCTTGGAAACTGTGGAAGTGGCGCCCTTGGTGTTCTCCCCCAGGTTAGCTCTCTATGTGCCTGCGTCACAGCCCATCCAACAACTCCTTGCTCAGGAGGTTCTACCACAAGCACACCTCCTACCACCAGTGAGCCTCCTACAACAAGTGAGCCTCCTACCACAAGTGAGCCTCCTACTACCAGCGAGCCCCCTACCTCTGAGCCACCCACCACTACTGAGCCATGCACAACGACAACTGGTCTAATCACTTCAGCGCCCCCAACGACAACCGGTGGCTGCGactcagcttctccatgccAGGCCAGCGCCGATGCCGTGTCTGCTTGCGCCAAACCGTGTATTGAGTCTGCTGCCGTGACTCAAGCCAGTTGTGCTGTCTCTGACTACGAGTGCCAGTGCAGCAAGAACAACGTTATTCAGGCTGCAGCCATTAACTGCGTTCTTGGAAACTGCGGAGGTGGTGCACTAGGTGTTCTCCCTCAGGTTAGCTCTCTCTGCGATTGTGTTACTGCGCACCCAACAACTCCTTGTACAGGAGGCTCTACTACCAGTGCGCCTCCCACAACCAGCGAGCCTCCCACCACTACCGGGGGTTCCAGCTCATCTGTCGAgacctcttcagcttcttctggagGTAGCGGAACTACGTCCGCCCCTCCTACAACCTCAGGCCCTCTATGCACAGGAAGCACTGCAGATTGTGGTGCCGTTGCCAGCACAGCTGTTCCTTCTTGCGCCCAAGCTTGCTTTACAAGCGCAGCTCCAAAGATCCCATGTGACGTTCATGACTATgcttgccaatgccagcCTGCAGCTCAGAGCTCCTTGACTCAGCTTCTGGTTCCTTGCGTTGCTACCGCTTGTCCTGCAGCTTCACTTCAGGCTGTCATTGCTGGAGCTTCATCAG TATGCGCATGTGCTACAGCACCTCCCAGCCCGGGTACCTGTGCAACCTCAGGCCCTGGCGGAGGCGGATCACAAACTACTGGACCCAGCGGATCACAACCCACGGGCGGATCTACTGTCGTACCGCCACCTACGACTACGGGACCTGGTAACTCGGGCTCTACGTCCAACTGCCAGCCAGTGACCGTCAAGCCCAACTGCGATACCGTGGCTAGCTCAGCAGTCCCTTCGTGTGCTCAAAAGTGCTTCACATCTGCCGCCCCTGGTGTTGGATGTGATGTCCACGACTATGCCTGTCAGTGCAAGCCTGCCGCTCAAGCTAGCTTGACCCAGCTCCTCGTTCCATGCGTGGCTACAGCTTGCCCTGCAGCTTCGCTCCAAGCCGTTATTACTGGAGCTAGTTCCGTGTGTGCTTGCGCCAGTGCGCCGCCCACTCTTGCTCCTGGAACATGCGCGTCAGGTAGTCCTTCCGGCTcaggtggtggtggtggtggtggttctGGAGGTTCTGGAGGTCCCACAGGCTCTGGCGGCAACGGATCCTCAAcaggaggaggtggaggaagcGGTGGTGCCAGCCCTACTTGCAACTCGGCAGCCCCAGACTGCGGTGCCGTTGCTACCACAGCTGTTCCTTCGTGCGCCCAGGCTTGCTTCACGAGTGCCGCTCCGGTCATTTCTTGCGGTGTTACCGACTACGCCTGCCAGTGCCAACCTGCAGCTCAAGCTAGCCTGAGCCAGATCCTCGTTCCATGTGTGGCAACGGCGTGCCCGGCGGCATCTCTGGATGCTGTTATTACCGGAGCTTCTTCAGTTTGTGCTTGTGCTACTGGTTCAACCGGCTCTACCTGCGGAAGTGGCGGTAGCGGTGGCAGTGGCGGCTCCGGCGGCGGCTCTGGAGGCTCTGGAGGCTCTGGAGGTTCTGGAGGTTCTGGGGGCTCTGGAGGCAGCGGTGGAAGTGGAGGATCTGGAGGTTCTGGGGGTAGCGGAGGAAATGGCGGATCTGGCGGCGGAAGCGGTGGTAACGGTGGTGGTAACGGCGGAGGCAACGGCGGCGGAAGCCAGCCTACCGGTCCAGCCATACCTCCAAGCTCAGGTGCTCGACTGGAGATTAGCATCGTAGCTGGAGTTTTCGCCATTGGTTGGGCGATTGCCGTTGCTCTGTAA
- a CDS encoding uncharacterized protein (EggNog:ENOG41) — protein MSEQQNAPRATLDHIVILVSASDLLQLPERLKDSFVVSPGGTHAGGDTFNKLILFEDGVYIELIAFVEGIDPEVRAKHRWGGQPENSIVDWAYTLPHESDFGAIQQRVKDAKAGFTYNDPVPGGRTRPDGVVLKWALGVAQDADGNGVEPGHLPFWCLDRTPRSNRVPYEEDKAQTQHPSGAHGISRLRLNVPSGQLSQLQSVYDAIHNVDNTGASEKEWRFNTPNGSAQARHTLGVASESGYKIKLAFKGSVGSPSFLELLPNIVIKFEE, from the coding sequence ATGTCTGAGCAGCAAAATGCCCCGCGCGCTACGCTGGACCATATCGTGATCCTCGTCTCGGCCAGCGACCTGCTACAGCTTCCTGAGCGCCTCAAAGACTCATTTGTCGTTAGCCCTGGAGGGACTCATGCCGGCGGCGACACATTCAACAAGCTGATCCTGTTTGAAGACGGCGTCTACATTGAGCTCATCGCATTTGTCGAGGGCATCGACCCTGAAGTTCGCGCAAAGCACAGGTGGGGAGGCCAGCCGGAGAATTCCATTGTCGACTGGGCATACACTCTGCCCCACGAGAGCGATTTTGGGGCTATTCAGCAGAGGGTGAAGGACGCAAAGGCCGGGTTTACGTACAACGACCCGGTGCCAGGAGGCAGGACGAGGCCAGATGGAGTTGTCCTGAAGTGGGCTCTTGGTGTTGCTCAAGATGCAGACGGCAATGGAGTAGAACCGGGCCATCTGCCCTTCTGGTGCCTGGACAGAACGCCACGAAGCAACAGAGTGCCCTACGAGGAGGACAAGGCACAGACGCAGCATCCCTCGGGGGCACACGGCATTTCTCGACTGCGCCTCAACGTACCTTCAGGCCAGCTGTCACAGCTACAGAGCGTGTATGATGCTATTCACAATGTCGACAACACGGGAGCAAGCGAAAAGGAGTGGCGGTTCAACACTCCCAATGGCTCAGCACAAGCACGGCACACGCTTGGTGTGGCCTCAGAAAGCGGGTACAAGATTAAGCTGGCATTCAAGGGGAGCGTTGGAAGCCCGTCGTTCCTTGAGCTACTACCGAATATTGTAATCAAGTTTGAGGAGTAA